From the Primulina tabacum isolate GXHZ01 chromosome 3, ASM2559414v2, whole genome shotgun sequence genome, one window contains:
- the LOC142540427 gene encoding protein HESO1-like isoform X1: MSGYSSLELILKDILLAINPSREDWSVRFHTIKELQAVVESIENLRGASVEPFGSFTSNLFTRWGDLDISIELQNGSHIASLEKKHKINLLRDVLRALRNEHGWGRIQFISNARVPILKLVSSYGISCDISISNLCGQMKSKLLFWINEIDDRFRDLVLLVKEWAKAHNINDPKSGTLNSYSLSLLVVYHLQTLKPAILPPLREIYPGNMIEDLTGVRAAAVKHIEDICAVNINRLKSNRSRLINRSSLAELFISFLAKFADICSRASEQGISPFSGRRQDIYSNMRWLPYTHELFVEDPFEQPANTARTVSSDQMKMIVEAIQATRSVIMSPRQKNQKSVVSFLVRSHISHLVARKPIANSVTMQSVARTPATYHSRNGLSTHLQDQRKQMMLQQFQKLRIEEQQNRASNWQASSSERQQI; the protein is encoded by the exons ATGAGTGGTTATAGCTCGTTGGAGCTTATCCTCAAGGATATTCTTCTTGCTATTAATCCCTCGAGAGAGGATTGGTCAGTGAGATTTCATACAATCAAAGAGCTTCAAGCTGTTGTTGAATCCATTGAAAATCTAAGAG GCGCTTCTGTGGAACCATTTGGATCTTTTACATCCAATTTGTTTACTAGATGGGGAGATTTGGATATATCTATAGAGTTGCAAAATGGTTCACATATCGCATCTCTTGAGAAAAAGCACAAGATAAATTTACTGAGAGACGTACTGAGAGCATTGAGAAATGAAC ATGGATGGGGTAGAATTCAGTTCATCTCCAACGCAAGGGTACCCATTCTAAAGCTCGTGAGTAGCTATGGCATCTCGTGCGACATCTCAATTAGCAATTTATGTGGTCAAATGAAGTCCAAACTGTTGTTTTGGATCAATGAGATTGATGATCGCTTTCGTGATTTGGTTTTACTG GTTAAAGAATGGGCAAAAGCTCACAATATCAATGACCCAAAATCTGGAACTTTGAATTCGTACTCTCTCAGTCTGCTGGTGGTTTATCATCTGCAG ACTTTGAAACCTGCAATATTACCTCCTCTTAGAGAAATATATCCAGGAAATATGATCGAAGACCTTACAG GCGTGAGGGCTGCTGCTGTAAAACACATTGAAGATATTTGTGCTGTAAACATAAACAGGCTCAAATCCAATAGGTcgagattgatcaatcgaagtTCTTTGGCTGAACTCTTCATTTCTTTCCTTGCAAAG TTTGCTGATATTTGCTCAAGGGCTTCTGAGCAAGGTATTAGCCCGTTTTCTGGACGACGGCAGGATATTTACAGCAACATGAGATGGTTACCATATACCCATGAACTATTT GTTGAAGACCCCTTTGAGCAGCCAGCAAATACAGCTAGGACAGTTAGCAGCGACCAAATGAAAATGATTGTTGAAGCAATCCAGGCAACTCGGAGCGTTATCATGTCACCTCGTCAAAAAAATCAAAAGTCTGTTGTTTCATTTCTGGTCAGGTCGCATATATCACATTTAGTAGCTAGAAAACCCATTGCAAATTCTGTAACCATGCAATCTGTGGCAAGAACGCCTGCTACATATCACAGCAGAAATGGCCTTAGtactcatttacaagatcagaGGAAACAAATGATGTTACAGCAGTTTCAGAAGCTGAGAATTGAGGAACAACAAAATCGGGCTAGTAATTGGCAGGCATCTTCAAGTGAAAGGCAGCAAATTTGA
- the LOC142540427 gene encoding protein HESO1-like isoform X2, producing the protein MSGYSSLELILKDILLAINPSREDWSVRFHTIKELQAVVESIENLRGASVEPFGSFTSNLFTRWGDLDISIELQNGSHIASLEKKHKINLLRDVLRALRNEHGWGRIQFISNARVPILKLVKEWAKAHNINDPKSGTLNSYSLSLLVVYHLQTLKPAILPPLREIYPGNMIEDLTGVRAAAVKHIEDICAVNINRLKSNRSRLINRSSLAELFISFLAKFADICSRASEQGISPFSGRRQDIYSNMRWLPYTHELFVEDPFEQPANTARTVSSDQMKMIVEAIQATRSVIMSPRQKNQKSVVSFLVRSHISHLVARKPIANSVTMQSVARTPATYHSRNGLSTHLQDQRKQMMLQQFQKLRIEEQQNRASNWQASSSERQQI; encoded by the exons ATGAGTGGTTATAGCTCGTTGGAGCTTATCCTCAAGGATATTCTTCTTGCTATTAATCCCTCGAGAGAGGATTGGTCAGTGAGATTTCATACAATCAAAGAGCTTCAAGCTGTTGTTGAATCCATTGAAAATCTAAGAG GCGCTTCTGTGGAACCATTTGGATCTTTTACATCCAATTTGTTTACTAGATGGGGAGATTTGGATATATCTATAGAGTTGCAAAATGGTTCACATATCGCATCTCTTGAGAAAAAGCACAAGATAAATTTACTGAGAGACGTACTGAGAGCATTGAGAAATGAAC ATGGATGGGGTAGAATTCAGTTCATCTCCAACGCAAGGGTACCCATTCTAAAGCTC GTTAAAGAATGGGCAAAAGCTCACAATATCAATGACCCAAAATCTGGAACTTTGAATTCGTACTCTCTCAGTCTGCTGGTGGTTTATCATCTGCAG ACTTTGAAACCTGCAATATTACCTCCTCTTAGAGAAATATATCCAGGAAATATGATCGAAGACCTTACAG GCGTGAGGGCTGCTGCTGTAAAACACATTGAAGATATTTGTGCTGTAAACATAAACAGGCTCAAATCCAATAGGTcgagattgatcaatcgaagtTCTTTGGCTGAACTCTTCATTTCTTTCCTTGCAAAG TTTGCTGATATTTGCTCAAGGGCTTCTGAGCAAGGTATTAGCCCGTTTTCTGGACGACGGCAGGATATTTACAGCAACATGAGATGGTTACCATATACCCATGAACTATTT GTTGAAGACCCCTTTGAGCAGCCAGCAAATACAGCTAGGACAGTTAGCAGCGACCAAATGAAAATGATTGTTGAAGCAATCCAGGCAACTCGGAGCGTTATCATGTCACCTCGTCAAAAAAATCAAAAGTCTGTTGTTTCATTTCTGGTCAGGTCGCATATATCACATTTAGTAGCTAGAAAACCCATTGCAAATTCTGTAACCATGCAATCTGTGGCAAGAACGCCTGCTACATATCACAGCAGAAATGGCCTTAGtactcatttacaagatcagaGGAAACAAATGATGTTACAGCAGTTTCAGAAGCTGAGAATTGAGGAACAACAAAATCGGGCTAGTAATTGGCAGGCATCTTCAAGTGAAAGGCAGCAAATTTGA
- the LOC142540427 gene encoding protein HESO1-like isoform X3: protein MSGYSSLELILKDILLAINPSREDWSVRFHTIKELQAVVESIENLRDGWGRIQFISNARVPILKLVSSYGISCDISISNLCGQMKSKLLFWINEIDDRFRDLVLLVKEWAKAHNINDPKSGTLNSYSLSLLVVYHLQTLKPAILPPLREIYPGNMIEDLTGVRAAAVKHIEDICAVNINRLKSNRSRLINRSSLAELFISFLAKFADICSRASEQGISPFSGRRQDIYSNMRWLPYTHELFVEDPFEQPANTARTVSSDQMKMIVEAIQATRSVIMSPRQKNQKSVVSFLVRSHISHLVARKPIANSVTMQSVARTPATYHSRNGLSTHLQDQRKQMMLQQFQKLRIEEQQNRASNWQASSSERQQI from the exons ATGAGTGGTTATAGCTCGTTGGAGCTTATCCTCAAGGATATTCTTCTTGCTATTAATCCCTCGAGAGAGGATTGGTCAGTGAGATTTCATACAATCAAAGAGCTTCAAGCTGTTGTTGAATCCATTGAAAATCTAAGAG ATGGATGGGGTAGAATTCAGTTCATCTCCAACGCAAGGGTACCCATTCTAAAGCTCGTGAGTAGCTATGGCATCTCGTGCGACATCTCAATTAGCAATTTATGTGGTCAAATGAAGTCCAAACTGTTGTTTTGGATCAATGAGATTGATGATCGCTTTCGTGATTTGGTTTTACTG GTTAAAGAATGGGCAAAAGCTCACAATATCAATGACCCAAAATCTGGAACTTTGAATTCGTACTCTCTCAGTCTGCTGGTGGTTTATCATCTGCAG ACTTTGAAACCTGCAATATTACCTCCTCTTAGAGAAATATATCCAGGAAATATGATCGAAGACCTTACAG GCGTGAGGGCTGCTGCTGTAAAACACATTGAAGATATTTGTGCTGTAAACATAAACAGGCTCAAATCCAATAGGTcgagattgatcaatcgaagtTCTTTGGCTGAACTCTTCATTTCTTTCCTTGCAAAG TTTGCTGATATTTGCTCAAGGGCTTCTGAGCAAGGTATTAGCCCGTTTTCTGGACGACGGCAGGATATTTACAGCAACATGAGATGGTTACCATATACCCATGAACTATTT GTTGAAGACCCCTTTGAGCAGCCAGCAAATACAGCTAGGACAGTTAGCAGCGACCAAATGAAAATGATTGTTGAAGCAATCCAGGCAACTCGGAGCGTTATCATGTCACCTCGTCAAAAAAATCAAAAGTCTGTTGTTTCATTTCTGGTCAGGTCGCATATATCACATTTAGTAGCTAGAAAACCCATTGCAAATTCTGTAACCATGCAATCTGTGGCAAGAACGCCTGCTACATATCACAGCAGAAATGGCCTTAGtactcatttacaagatcagaGGAAACAAATGATGTTACAGCAGTTTCAGAAGCTGAGAATTGAGGAACAACAAAATCGGGCTAGTAATTGGCAGGCATCTTCAAGTGAAAGGCAGCAAATTTGA
- the LOC142540428 gene encoding putative late blight resistance protein homolog R1A-3: protein MAYAALVILIQNLEEILHDNPRSVHLRKQHIETLHEDASSLLSFLRDSEEKGYDHEMLKELEMLTRDGVHKAADFIDSYVYISSSAQVGSRWRVGWKQISLLAHQSFTQIIEEIKSIKLKVLKIYESKVPGREVLAAKNPPVQDLSLSSPDLEEKLVGIDTDIEMLLLRLAGPSLHLQVVPIVGMGGIGKTTLAKRIYDDPYIVYHFYVRAWVTITQGLTVSVRYQVRTILLSILGCLTTITDEIREKTNEELGEQLYQNLKGMRYLVVLDDMWDTKAWNNLKMFFPDDGNGSRIMLTSRLYDVADYVCPNGSPHCMHFLRASESWDLLKSKLPATESFPPELVETGKHIAKRCQGLPLAIVVVAGILNKMGMNLGVWKKIAESVDALVSEDRERHLDILALSYNYLPGFLKACFLYMGSFPRDYDIPASRLLWLWVAEGFINPVAGKSLEDVAEKYLEDLVSRNLILVGKRRSNGTIKSCYIHDLLRDLCEKESKKENFLNVIKRYASIYPMQPVYQRRVSLHASILHYSYSMNPMPLTRSFLCFDMNKILPDFFLLEFMDQMDFKLLRVLDIMLLRSNHFPIEIVDLVNLRYLALAVNCELPGSISKLKNLQTLIIDHLWVGQYLPWEIWKLRELRHVRLRRGCYFPLPCSRNTEDNSLLVLKNLQTLSTIIGTLSCSKEVFARIMHLRKLEIFGTESDSEAEWHSECLSNLVCLKELETLKCSFLYRPRKHRLPQWKAFPENLKKLTLSGSYFPWVDMATLGMLPNLEVLKLRHFAFEGFSWNPVEDGFPQLKVLLMENSDPVNWDAKSSHFPNLRRLVLRECQRLREIPEGIGYISTLEIIELRDCDISLVNSARAIHEEQQALGNDEIEIKITWGDNHPTADFFPERKLFS from the coding sequence ATGGCATATGCTGCTCTTGTTATACTGATTCAGAATCTAGAAGAGATTTTACATGATAATCCACGTTCGGTGCATCTTAGAAAACAGCATATTGAAACTCTGCACGAAGATGCCAGTTCTTTGCTGTCGTTCCTCCGCGATTCGGAAGAGAAAGGGTACGATCATGAAATGTTGAAAGAACTGGAGATGCTGACGAGAGATGGGGTTCATAAAGCGGCAGATTTTATAGATTCGTATGTATATATCAGCAGTTCAGCACAAGTTGGATCACGATGGAGAGTGGGTTGGAAACAGATTTCTCTGCTTGCCCATCAAAGCTTTACACAGATAATTGAAGAGATTAAGTCTATTAAGCTGAAAGTTCTGAAGATTTATGAAAGCAAAGTACCCGGCAGAGAAGTTCTGGCTGCAAAAAATCCTCCTGTGCAAGATTTGTCACTAAGCTCACCAGATTTGGAGGAAAAACTGGTGGGCATAGATACTGACATTGAAATGCTACTTCTTCGACTTGCGGGACCAAGTTTACATCTTCAAGTTGTTCCCATCGTCGGTATGGGCGGCATTGGTAAGACAACTCTTGCTAAGAGAATTTACGATGATCCGTATATTGTCTATCATTTTTATGTTCGTGCGTGGGTCACTATAACACAAGGGCTTACGGTATCTGTGAGATATCAAGTGAGAACAATATTGTTGAGCATTTTAGGATGCCTTACCACTATAACTGATGAGATACGTGAAAAGACAAACGAAGAATTAGGCGAACAACTATACCAGAATTTGAAAGGTATGAGGTATCTTGTTGTGTTGGATGATATGTGGGACACCAAAGCCTGGAATAACCTAAAAATGTTTTTCCCAGATGATGGGAATGGTAGTCGAATCATGTTAACTAGTCGTCTGTATGATGTAGCAGATTATGTTTGCCCTAATGGTTCTCCTCATTGCATGCATTTCCTTAGAGCTTCTGAAAGCTGGGACCTTTTGAAGAGTAAGTTGCCTGCCACAGAAAGCTTCCCTCCAGAATTAGTAGAAACGGGGAAACATATCGCAAAAAGATGTCAAGGGCTGCCACTAGCTATTGTTGTAGTTGCAGGTATTTTAAATAAGATGGGAATGAATTTGGGGGTTTGGAAGAAAATAGCTGAGAGTGTTGATGCACTTGTCTCTGAAGACCGAGAGCGACACCTAGACATACTTGCTTTAAGTTACAATTACTTGCCTGGATTTTTGAAAGCTTGCTTTCTTTATATGGGATCTTTCCCAAGAGATTATGACATACCAGCATCGAGGTTGTTATGGTTGTGGGTGGCTGAAGGGTTTATCAATCCAGTAGCAGGCAAAAGTTTGGAAGATGTAGCAGAGAAATATTTGGAGGATCTGGTTAGTAGAAATCTAATTCTTGTGGGAAAAAGGAGGTCAAACGGCACAATCAAAAGTTGTTACATTCATGATCTGTTGCGTGACTTGTGCGAGAAAGaatccaagaaagaaaatttCCTAAATGTGATAAAGCGATATGCATCAATTTATCCAATGCAACCAGTTTATCAGAGACGTGTTAGCCTCCACGCTAGTATCCTCCATTATTCCTATTCAATGAATCCTATGCCGCTCACTCGTTCTTTTTTGTGCTTTGACATGAACAAAATTCTGCCGGACTTCTTTTTATTAGAGTTCATGGATCAAATGGATTTCAAATTGCTTAGGGTGTTGGATATTATGCTTCTGCGGTCTAACCATTTTCCCATTGAGATAGTAGACTTGGTTAATTTAAGATACTTGGCACTTGCGGTGAATTGTGAGCTTCCTGGATCGATATCTAAACTGAAGAACCTACAAACTTTGATTATTGATCACTTATGGGTAGGCCAATATCTGCCTTGGGAAATTTGGAAGTTGCGGGAGCTGAGGCATGTACGTTTGAGAAGAGGTTGCTACTTCCCACTCccctgtagcagaaacactgaAGATAACAGTCTATTGGTTTTGAAGAACCTGCAAACTCTCTCTACAATAATAGGAACTCTCAGTTGCTCTAAAGAAGTTTTTGCCCGCATTATGCATCTCAGAAAATTGGAAATATTTGGAACTGAAAGTGACTCTGAAGCAGAGTGGCACTCAGAATGCTTGAGCAATCTTGTCTGCCTAAAGGAACTCGAGACGTTGAAGTGTTCTTTCCTCTACAGACCAAGAAAGCATCGGCTTCCTCAATGGAAAGCATTCCCTGAAAACCTGAAAAAGTTGACCCTAAGTGGCAGCTATTTTCCTTGGGTTGATATGGCTACACTTGGTATGTTACCAAACCTCGAGGTACTCAAACTCAGGCATTTTGCTTTTGAAGGATTTTCGTGGAATCCTGTTGAAGATGGCTTTCCTCAACTAAAGGTTTTGTTGATGGAGAATTCAGATCCTGTAAACTGGGATGCTAAAAGCTCCCATTTTCCAAATCTCCGTCGCCTGGTCCTTAGAGAATGCCAACGCCTGAGGGAAATTCCTGAAGGTATTGGATATATATCGACTCTGGAGATCATTGAACTGCGTGACTGCGACATAAGTCTCGTCAATTCTGCAAGGGCGATACATGAAGAGCAACAGGCGTTGGGAAATGATGAGATCGAGATCAAAATAACATGGGGAGATAATCATCCAACCGCTGATTTTTTCCCTGAAAGAAAGCTGTTTTCCTGA
- the LOC142538984 gene encoding 2S seed storage albumin protein-like, which yields MAKNLALTAALLVAMLSLATANTYTTTFTTTIVDETNPGQHQQCRQQLQGRRFRSCQRYLQQGREGGRYDDSEDGDLPELNPGEQSESLRQCCNDLRNVNEQCRCEAIRQAVREQQQEGGGYQGEGFQRVYERARNLPRRCHMDRPQQCQLSGVFV from the coding sequence ATGGCGAAGAACCTAGCACTCACGGCGGCTCTTCTCGTGGCTATGCTATCCCTGGCCACCGCCAACACCTACACCACCACCTTCACCACCACCATCGTTGACGAAACCAACCCAGGGCAGCACCAACAGTGTCGCCAGCAGCTGCAGGGCCGTAGGTTCCGCTCCTGCCAGAGGTACTTGCAACAAGGAAGAGAAGGTGGCCGATATGATGACTCGGAAGATGGAGATCTGCCGGAACTGAACCCCGGCGAGCAGAGCGAATCCCTGAGACAGTGCTGCAACGATCTACGCAATGTGAACGAGCAGTGCCGGTGCGAAGCCATCAGGCAGGCGGTGAGGGAGCAACAGCAGGAGGGAGGCGGCTACCAAGGCGAGGGATTCCAGCGGGTGTACGAGAGAGCCAGAAATCTTCCCCGCAGGTGCCATATGGATCGCCCCCAGCAATGCCAATTGAGCGGCGTGTTTGTGTAA